A stretch of Streptococcus sp. oral taxon 061 DNA encodes these proteins:
- a CDS encoding NUDIX hydrolase N-terminal domain-containing protein has protein sequence MSATDFAKAIQRMLAITDTGLTYTKDPFDRERYEDLRQILSSVLQDQTELDQEELTAILKPTGSYATPLMDVRAWIVQNQKICLVRGQGEDTWALPGGFGEVGYSPKENIRKEVQEETGFSAEVGSLLAVFDTNRFQLQNKQYAKFVFDCQLLDGQFQENQEIAELEFFDIKNLPPLSEKRITKEQMEILWQVYQGEREQYVD, from the coding sequence ATGAGTGCAACTGATTTCGCCAAAGCTATTCAGAGAATGTTGGCCATTACTGATACTGGACTGACCTATACCAAGGATCCTTTTGACCGTGAACGTTATGAGGATTTACGGCAGATTTTATCAAGTGTCTTGCAGGATCAAACGGAGCTCGATCAAGAGGAATTGACTGCAATTTTAAAACCAACAGGTAGCTATGCAACTCCCTTGATGGATGTGCGTGCATGGATTGTTCAAAATCAGAAGATTTGCCTGGTTAGAGGACAAGGAGAGGATACTTGGGCATTACCTGGTGGCTTTGGCGAGGTAGGATATTCTCCCAAGGAAAATATCCGAAAAGAAGTTCAGGAAGAAACAGGATTTTCGGCAGAAGTAGGTTCTTTATTGGCGGTTTTTGATACCAACCGCTTTCAACTTCAGAACAAACAGTATGCCAAGTTCGTTTTTGACTGTCAGTTATTGGATGGACAATTTCAAGAAAATCAAGAAATTGCAGAACTTGAATTTTTTGATATCAAGAATCTCCCACCCCTATCTGAAAAACGAATAACCAAAGAACAAATGGAAATTCTATGGCAGGTCTATCAGGGTGAGCGGGAACAATATGTCGATTAG
- the pbp2b gene encoding penicillin-binding protein PBP2B, whose translation MRKFNSHSIPIRLNLLFAIVILLFLTIIGRLLYMQVLHKDFYENKLASASQTRVTMGSARGEIYDATGKPLVQNTVKQVVSFTRSNKMTAADLKDISKKLLTYVTVTSPELTDRQMADYYLADAEAYKKTVEALPKDKRYDSDGNQLSESELYNNAANSIAANQMDYSEDEKKAIYLFSQLNSVGNFATGNIQTDPLSDTQVAVIASASKELPGISISTSWDRKVLETSLSSIVGTVSSEKSGLPAEEVDAYLKKGYSLNDRVGTSYLEKQYEEVLQGKRTVKEIHLDKHGDMESVENIEEGSKGKNIKLTIDLAFQDSVDSLLKSYFNSELANGGAKYSEGVYAVALNPKTGAVLAMSGIKHNLETGDLTPDSLGTVTNVFVPGSVVKAATISSGWENGVLSGNQTLTDQPIVFQGSAPINSWYTPYYGSFPVTAVEALEYSSNAYMVQTALGMMGQTYQPNMTVKTNQLESAMGKLRATFSEYGLGASTGIDLPEESTGFIPKEFDLANYLYNAFGQFDNYTPMQLAQYVATIANNGVRLAPHIVEGIYDNNDKGGLGELIQAIDTKEINKVNISESDMAILHQGFYQVSHGTSPLTTGRAFSDGATVSISGKTGTAESYVAGGQEANNTNAVAYAPTENPQIAVAVVFPHNTNLTKNVGPAIARDIINLYNQHHPMN comes from the coding sequence ATGAGAAAATTCAATAGCCACTCGATACCGATACGGCTTAATTTGTTATTTGCAATCGTCATTTTGCTTTTTTTAACAATTATTGGCCGTTTGCTTTATATGCAAGTTCTTCATAAGGATTTTTATGAAAATAAACTAGCTTCTGCTAGCCAAACTCGAGTAACCATGGGTTCCGCTCGTGGAGAAATTTATGATGCAACAGGAAAACCTTTAGTCCAAAACACCGTTAAACAAGTTGTTTCATTCACACGAAGTAACAAGATGACTGCGGCTGATTTGAAGGATATTTCTAAAAAATTGTTGACTTATGTCACAGTCACTTCTCCAGAGTTGACGGACCGACAAATGGCAGACTACTACTTGGCGGATGCCGAAGCTTATAAGAAAACAGTTGAAGCTCTTCCAAAAGATAAACGGTATGATTCAGATGGCAATCAACTTTCTGAATCTGAACTCTATAACAACGCTGCTAATAGTATTGCAGCTAATCAGATGGACTATTCCGAGGATGAAAAGAAGGCCATCTATCTCTTTAGCCAGCTCAATTCAGTTGGAAATTTTGCTACAGGAAATATTCAAACAGATCCTTTGAGTGATACACAGGTAGCTGTAATTGCTTCTGCTTCAAAGGAATTGCCAGGTATTTCTATCTCTACCTCATGGGATCGAAAGGTCTTAGAAACTTCTCTTTCATCTATTGTCGGAACTGTTTCTAGTGAAAAATCAGGTCTTCCAGCAGAAGAAGTAGACGCTTATTTGAAAAAAGGTTATTCGCTCAATGATCGCGTCGGGACTTCCTATCTTGAAAAACAATACGAAGAAGTCTTGCAAGGGAAACGGACCGTCAAGGAAATCCATTTGGACAAGCATGGAGACATGGAGAGCGTAGAGAATATAGAAGAAGGTAGCAAGGGAAAAAACATCAAATTAACCATTGATTTGGCCTTCCAAGATAGCGTAGACAGCCTCTTAAAGAGTTATTTTAATTCTGAACTTGCAAATGGTGGTGCTAAATACTCAGAAGGTGTTTATGCAGTAGCCCTTAATCCTAAGACAGGTGCTGTATTGGCAATGTCAGGAATTAAACACAATCTAGAAACAGGAGACTTGACACCAGACTCACTAGGAACAGTGACCAATGTTTTTGTACCAGGGTCTGTCGTTAAGGCGGCAACCATCAGTTCTGGTTGGGAAAATGGAGTCTTGTCAGGCAACCAAACCTTGACAGACCAACCAATCGTCTTCCAAGGTTCTGCCCCTATCAATTCCTGGTATACCCCTTATTACGGTTCCTTTCCGGTTACAGCCGTTGAGGCTCTAGAATATTCATCTAATGCCTACATGGTTCAAACTGCGCTAGGAATGATGGGTCAGACCTATCAACCAAATATGACAGTCAAAACCAACCAACTTGAGTCTGCCATGGGAAAACTACGCGCGACTTTTAGTGAGTATGGTTTGGGTGCTTCTACAGGTATTGACTTGCCCGAGGAATCAACAGGATTTATCCCTAAAGAATTTGATTTAGCTAATTATCTGTACAATGCATTTGGTCAGTTTGATAACTATACACCGATGCAGTTGGCTCAGTATGTGGCGACCATTGCTAATAATGGGGTTCGTCTAGCTCCACATATTGTCGAGGGAATATACGACAACAATGATAAGGGTGGCCTTGGGGAATTAATCCAAGCAATAGATACCAAGGAAATCAACAAGGTCAATATTTCTGAATCAGATATGGCAATCTTGCACCAAGGATTTTACCAAGTATCGCATGGAACTAGTCCCCTTACGACAGGACGGGCGTTTTCAGATGGCGCCACTGTTTCTATCAGTGGTAAGACCGGTACAGCTGAAAGCTATGTAGCTGGTGGTCAAGAAGCTAATAATACCAATGCCGTGGCCTATGCTCCAACAGAAAATCCTCAAATTGCAGTTGCAGTAGTCTTTCCTCATAATACCAATTTAACCAAAAATGTTGGGCCAGCAATTGCTCGCGACATTATCAATCTATACAACCAACACCATCCAATGAACTAG
- a CDS encoding D-alanine--D-alanine ligase, with the protein MKQTIILLYGGRSAEREVSVLSAESVMRAVNYDRFAVKTFFISQSGDFIKTQEFTQTPGQDERLMTNETIDWDKKIAPSAIYEEGAVVFPVLHGPMGEDGSVQGFLEVLKMPYVGCNILSSSLAMDKITTKRVLESAGIAQVPYVAIVEGDDLTSKIAEVEDKLTYPVFTKPSNMGSSVGISKSENKEELHQALELAFKYDSRVLVEQGVNAREIEVGLLGNYDVKSTLPGEVVKDVAFYDYEAKYIDNKITMDIPAKISDDVVAVMRKNAEAAFRAIGGLGLSRCDFFYTDKGEVFLNELNTMPGFTQWSMYPLLWDNMGLPYPELIERLVDLAKESFNKREAHLL; encoded by the coding sequence ATGAAACAAACAATTATTTTATTATATGGTGGACGCAGTGCAGAACGTGAAGTGTCTGTATTGTCAGCTGAGAGTGTCATGCGTGCGGTCAACTATGATCGTTTCGCAGTCAAAACCTTCTTTATCAGCCAGTCCGGTGATTTCATCAAAACCCAAGAATTTACCCAAACTCCTGGACAAGATGAACGTCTCATGACCAATGAAACGATTGATTGGGACAAGAAAATTGCTCCAAGTGCCATCTACGAAGAAGGAGCGGTTGTTTTTCCAGTTCTTCATGGACCTATGGGGGAAGATGGTTCTGTTCAAGGTTTCTTAGAAGTCTTGAAAATGCCTTATGTCGGTTGTAACATCCTATCTTCAAGCCTTGCCATGGATAAAATCACAACTAAGCGTGTCTTGGAATCTGCTGGGATTGCCCAAGTCCCTTACGTAGCGATTGTTGAAGGGGATGACTTGACTTCTAAGATTGCAGAAGTTGAGGATAAATTAACCTACCCAGTCTTTACCAAACCATCCAATATGGGTTCTAGTGTCGGTATTTCTAAGTCTGAAAATAAAGAAGAACTCCATCAAGCTTTAGAGCTTGCCTTCAAGTACGATAGTCGTGTCTTGGTAGAGCAAGGAGTCAATGCACGTGAAATCGAGGTTGGTCTTTTAGGAAACTATGATGTCAAGAGCACGCTACCTGGTGAAGTTGTCAAGGATGTAGCTTTCTATGATTATGAAGCCAAATACATCGATAACAAGATTACGATGGATATTCCAGCCAAGATTAGTGATGATGTAGTAGCAGTCATGCGTAAAAATGCAGAAGCTGCCTTCCGTGCTATTGGTGGACTTGGTCTATCACGTTGTGACTTCTTCTACACAGATAAGGGAGAAGTTTTCCTAAACGAGCTCAACACCATGCCAGGATTCACCCAATGGTCTATGTATCCCTTGCTTTGGGACAATATGGGTCTTCCTTACCCAGAACTAATTGAGCGTTTGGTTGATCTTGCTAAGGAAAGCTTTAATAAGCGTGAAGCGCACCTATTGTAA
- a CDS encoding helix-turn-helix domain-containing protein produces the protein MNLFIPDEVIRQFQLLLSDTVKKELEKFLDINENSNQFLNKKQTCEYLNISNNTLDNWIKRGLPCIKVEKTVRFSKTEINRWLQKQ, from the coding sequence ATGAATTTATTTATTCCAGACGAAGTGATTCGGCAATTTCAATTACTACTATCAGATACTGTTAAGAAAGAACTGGAAAAATTTTTGGATATTAATGAAAATTCCAATCAATTTTTAAATAAAAAGCAAACTTGTGAATATTTGAATATTTCCAACAATACTTTAGACAACTGGATTAAGCGTGGATTGCCTTGCATTAAAGTGGAAAAAACTGTTCGCTTTAGCAAAACAGAAATCAATCGCTGGTTACAAAAGCAGTAG
- the recR gene encoding recombination mediator RecR: MLYPTPIAKLIDSYSKLPGIGIKTATRLAFYTIGMPDDDVNEFAKNLLAAKRELTYCSICGRLTDEDPCSICTDPSRDQSTILVLEDSRDVAAMENIQEYHGLYHVLHGLISPMNGISPDDINLKSLMTRLMDSEVSEVIVATNATADGEATSMYISRLLKPAGIKVTRLARGLAVGADIEYADEVTLLRAIENRTEL, from the coding sequence ATGCTTTACCCAACACCTATAGCTAAGCTGATTGACAGTTATTCTAAACTTCCAGGTATCGGGATTAAGACAGCGACCCGACTGGCCTTTTATACCATTGGGATGCCGGATGACGATGTCAATGAATTTGCAAAAAATCTCCTTGCAGCCAAGCGAGAATTGACTTATTGCTCTATTTGTGGACGTTTGACAGACGAGGATCCTTGCTCTATCTGTACTGATCCTAGCCGAGATCAGTCAACGATTCTGGTCCTTGAGGATAGTCGCGATGTCGCTGCCATGGAAAATATCCAAGAGTACCACGGACTTTACCATGTCTTACACGGCTTGATTTCCCCTATGAATGGGATTAGCCCAGATGACATCAATCTCAAGAGTCTCATGACGCGCCTCATGGATAGCGAGGTTTCAGAGGTCATCGTAGCCACCAATGCAACTGCTGATGGTGAGGCGACTTCCATGTATATCTCTCGACTTCTCAAACCCGCAGGGATCAAGGTTACTCGTCTAGCGCGAGGTCTAGCAGTCGGAGCTGATATCGAATATGCGGACGAAGTAACGCTCTTAAGAGCTATCGAAAATCGTACAGAACTCTAG
- a CDS encoding helix-turn-helix domain-containing protein, with amino-acid sequence MKIGELVREYRLSKKLTQQELAEKSDLSLPFINLIENNRRNLSVDTLLKILSAMDIDPSDFFRPLSETSDDNLQLLIEKIQLNKNRTEIIELFLNILSLNEK; translated from the coding sequence ATGAAGATTGGAGAATTGGTCAGGGAATATCGACTAAGTAAAAAGCTAACTCAGCAAGAGCTTGCCGAAAAAAGTGATCTTAGCTTACCTTTTATTAATCTAATTGAAAACAATAGAAGAAACTTATCTGTCGATACTCTACTAAAAATTTTATCTGCCATGGATATAGATCCTTCTGATTTTTTTAGACCACTTTCCGAAACTTCAGATGATAATCTTCAACTTTTAATTGAAAAAATTCAACTCAATAAAAATCGTACTGAAATTATTGAACTTTTTCTCAACATATTAAGTCTAAATGAAAAATAA
- the rpsI gene encoding 30S ribosomal protein S9, whose product MSQAQYAGTGRRKNAVARVRLVPGTGKITVNKKDVEEYIPHADLRLVINQPFAVTSTAGSYDVFVNVVGGGYAGQAGAIRHGIARALLQVDPDFRDSLKRAGLLTRDSRKVERKKPGLKKARKASQFSKR is encoded by the coding sequence ATGTCACAAGCACAATATGCAGGTACTGGACGTCGTAAAAACGCTGTTGCACGCGTTCGCCTTGTTCCAGGAACTGGTAAAATCACTGTTAACAAAAAAGATGTTGAAGAGTACATCCCACACGCTGACCTTCGTCTTGTAATCAACCAACCATTCGCAGTTACTTCAACTGCAGGTTCATACGACGTTTTCGTTAACGTTGTAGGTGGTGGTTACGCTGGTCAAGCAGGAGCTATCCGTCACGGTATCGCTCGTGCCCTTCTTCAAGTAGACCCAGACTTCCGCGATTCATTGAAACGCGCAGGACTTCTTACACGTGACTCACGTAAAGTTGAGCGTAAGAAACCAGGTCTTAAGAAAGCTCGTAAAGCTAGCCAGTTCTCAAAACGTTAA
- a CDS encoding tyrosine-type recombinase/integrase, producing the protein MSIKKTKNGTYRLRVYIREEVKSSLGIDKKVIEKRFKSRNEAKRYERELQNKIDKILSGGSASLENSGSILFSDFYKNVWWESYKAGQTTSTAKPPSQVTIDGTEIAFRKHILPLLGNYSIDFLNQNKQVVLNLLTQKAEEYANFKVIRSYVNSIFDWAEELEYIETNRLSKTISRIKATKKIKLQESKKDEDLYLSQEELQAWFTAFEKDLEAEKILFKDYVLFYTTFFLGDRKSESYALQWKHINTREQEIQLVQALDRYKNTKSTKGNKKTTFRIPSELTNLLQEWKKQQKIELAKFNIIQTPDQYVFTYIDTKGNVNSCLHADYLNNKMKSVKRRHPELAHATPHKLRHTGATLAKQAGTSLEAISEALTHSDTFTTKTYVNTSNVVPMAVGEIAYRNLKK; encoded by the coding sequence ATGTCTATTAAAAAAACTAAAAACGGAACCTATCGCTTACGTGTTTATATTCGTGAGGAGGTTAAATCTTCGCTAGGTATTGATAAGAAAGTGATTGAAAAACGGTTCAAATCAAGGAATGAAGCAAAAAGATACGAACGAGAACTTCAAAATAAGATTGATAAAATTCTTAGTGGCGGATCTGCTTCATTAGAGAATAGCGGTTCTATACTCTTTTCCGACTTCTATAAAAACGTTTGGTGGGAATCCTACAAAGCAGGCCAGACTACTTCTACTGCTAAACCACCTTCTCAAGTAACTATAGATGGAACAGAAATTGCTTTTAGAAAACACATCTTACCTTTACTTGGGAATTATTCAATAGACTTTCTTAATCAAAATAAGCAAGTTGTACTAAATCTATTGACTCAAAAGGCTGAAGAATATGCAAATTTCAAAGTTATCAGGAGCTACGTTAACTCTATCTTTGACTGGGCAGAAGAATTAGAGTACATCGAAACTAATCGCCTATCAAAAACTATAAGCCGCATCAAAGCTACTAAGAAAATCAAGCTACAAGAATCTAAAAAAGATGAAGATTTATATCTATCTCAAGAAGAACTCCAAGCATGGTTTACAGCTTTTGAAAAAGATCTAGAGGCTGAAAAAATTCTATTCAAAGACTATGTATTGTTCTATACTACCTTCTTTTTGGGAGATAGAAAATCAGAGAGTTACGCTTTGCAATGGAAGCATATCAATACAAGAGAACAGGAAATTCAATTAGTACAAGCTTTAGACAGATACAAGAATACAAAGTCTACCAAAGGAAACAAGAAAACAACTTTTCGAATTCCTAGTGAGTTAACTAACTTACTTCAGGAATGGAAAAAACAACAAAAAATTGAACTGGCAAAATTCAATATTATCCAAACTCCTGATCAGTATGTATTTACATATATTGATACAAAGGGGAATGTAAACAGTTGTCTCCATGCTGATTATCTTAACAACAAGATGAAATCTGTTAAGCGTCGCCATCCAGAACTCGCACATGCTACACCACACAAATTACGCCACACCGGAGCAACTTTAGCTAAACAAGCAGGAACATCACTTGAAGCTATTTCAGAGGCTTTAACGCATAGCGACACTTTTACAACTAAGACCTATGTCAATACTTCAAATGTTGTTCCAATGGCAGTTGGTGAAATTGCCTACCGCAATCTTAAAAAGTAA
- the rplM gene encoding 50S ribosomal protein L13: MNKTTFMAKPGQVERKWYVVDATDVPLGRLSAVVASVLRGKNKPTFTPHTDTGDFVIVINAEKVKLTGKKATDKIYYTHSNHPGGLKSISAGELRSKNAVRLIEKSVKGMLPHNTLGRAQGMKLKVFVGAEHTHAAQQPEVLDISGLI; the protein is encoded by the coding sequence ATGAACAAAACTACATTCATGGCTAAACCAGGCCAAGTAGAACGCAAATGGTACGTTGTTGACGCAACTGATGTACCTCTTGGACGCCTTTCAGCAGTTGTTGCTAGCGTACTTCGCGGAAAAAACAAACCAACATTCACACCACACACTGATACAGGTGACTTCGTAATCGTTATCAATGCTGAAAAAGTTAAATTGACTGGTAAAAAAGCAACTGATAAGATTTACTACACTCACTCAAACCACCCAGGTGGATTGAAATCAATCTCTGCTGGTGAACTTCGTTCTAAAAATGCAGTACGTTTGATCGAGAAATCAGTTAAAGGTATGCTTCCACACAATACTCTTGGCCGCGCTCAAGGTATGAAATTGAAAGTATTCGTTGGAGCTGAGCACACTCACGCTGCACAACAACCAGAAGTTCTTGATATTTCAGGACTTATCTAA
- a CDS encoding TIGR02206 family membrane protein, producing MNVWDALFSTQPTEPPRFDLLWYGSLFTLLALTVFLAYRYGDKKVCQRFFQILQALQLILLYGWYLVNQMPLTESLPFYHCRLAMFVVLLIPGVSRVKQYFAVLGTFGTLAAFVYPVPDPYPFPHIAILSFIFGHLALFGNSLIYLLKDYDASLLDFKRILIITSSLNALIFVVNLMTGGDYGFLTKPPLVGDHGPLINYLVVTLFLTFAIYIVSKAFQTMLEEKGERRLRIWQK from the coding sequence ATGAATGTTTGGGATGCTTTATTTAGCACGCAGCCGACGGAGCCACCCCGATTTGATCTTCTTTGGTATGGAAGTCTATTTACTCTATTGGCATTGACTGTATTTCTTGCCTATCGCTATGGTGATAAAAAAGTTTGCCAACGATTTTTCCAGATTTTACAGGCTCTGCAGTTAATTCTGCTCTACGGTTGGTATTTGGTCAACCAGATGCCTCTAACAGAAAGTCTGCCCTTTTATCATTGCCGTTTAGCAATGTTTGTAGTGCTTTTGATTCCTGGTGTCTCTAGAGTCAAACAGTACTTTGCTGTGCTTGGGACCTTCGGGACTTTGGCGGCCTTTGTTTATCCAGTGCCAGATCCCTATCCCTTCCCCCACATCGCTATCCTGTCCTTTATTTTTGGACACCTAGCCCTCTTTGGAAATTCCTTGATTTATCTTTTGAAGGACTATGATGCTAGCTTATTGGACTTCAAACGAATCCTAATCATCACATCTTCGCTTAATGCGCTGATCTTTGTGGTTAATCTAATGACGGGTGGAGATTATGGCTTTTTGACAAAACCACCATTGGTTGGAGACCACGGTCCTTTGATCAATTATCTAGTCGTTACGCTATTCTTGACTTTCGCCATTTACATAGTCTCTAAAGCTTTTCAGACCATGCTTGAGGAGAAGGGGGAAAGAAGACTACGAATCTGGCAGAAATAA
- the murF gene encoding UDP-N-acetylmuramoyl-tripeptide--D-alanyl-D-alanine ligase: MKLTIHEVARAVGAKNDVTSYADSPLVKAEFDSRLIGSGDLFVPLKGARDGHDFIETAFENGAALTLSEKEIAGHPYILVEDVLTAFQALAAYYLQKTGVDVFAVTGSNGKTTTKDMLAHLLSTSYKTYKTQGNYNNEIGLPYTALHMPDDTEKLVLEMGQDHLGDIHLLSELAHPKTAIVTLVGEAHLAFFKDRSEIAKGKLQIADGMEKGALLLAPADPIVEDYLPADQKVVRFGPGAELEITELIERKDSLTFKANFLEQALDLPVTGKYNATNAMIASYVALQEGVTEEQIGQAFQNLELTRNRTEWKKAANGADILSDVYNANPTAMKLILETFSTIPANEGGKKIAVLADMKELGDQSVQLHNQMILSLSPDVLDTVIFYGEDIAELAQLASQMFPIGHVYYFKKTAEEDQFEAMVKQVKESLGAHDQILLKGSNSMNLAKLVESLENECN; encoded by the coding sequence ATGAAACTTACGATTCACGAAGTTGCGCGTGCCGTCGGTGCAAAAAATGATGTGACAAGCTATGCGGATAGCCCACTCGTCAAGGCTGAGTTTGATAGTCGCTTGATTGGATCTGGGGATTTATTTGTGCCACTAAAGGGGGCGCGTGATGGTCATGACTTTATCGAGACGGCTTTTGAAAATGGCGCAGCTTTAACCTTATCAGAGAAAGAAATAGCAGGCCATCCTTATATCTTGGTAGAAGATGTCCTAACTGCCTTTCAAGCACTTGCGGCCTATTACCTTCAAAAGACAGGAGTAGATGTCTTTGCTGTTACAGGTTCAAATGGGAAGACCACTACCAAGGATATGTTGGCCCATTTGCTTTCTACAAGCTACAAAACCTACAAAACGCAAGGGAACTACAATAACGAGATTGGCCTCCCTTATACGGCTCTTCATATGCCAGATGATACTGAAAAGTTGGTCTTGGAAATGGGACAGGATCACCTAGGAGATATCCACCTCTTGTCTGAATTAGCTCATCCAAAGACAGCTATTGTGACCTTGGTCGGAGAAGCTCATTTGGCCTTCTTTAAAGACCGTTCTGAAATTGCCAAAGGGAAATTGCAAATCGCTGATGGGATGGAAAAGGGTGCCTTGCTTTTAGCACCAGCTGATCCAATTGTTGAGGATTATCTACCTGCTGACCAAAAAGTGGTTCGTTTTGGCCCAGGTGCAGAACTCGAAATTACAGAATTGATTGAGCGTAAGGATAGCTTAACCTTCAAGGCTAATTTCTTGGAGCAAGCCCTTGATTTGCCAGTAACTGGTAAATACAATGCGACCAATGCCATGATTGCATCTTATGTAGCTCTTCAAGAAGGAGTGACTGAGGAGCAAATTGGTCAAGCCTTCCAAAATCTTGAATTGACCCGCAATCGTACCGAGTGGAAAAAAGCGGCCAACGGTGCGGATATCTTATCAGATGTCTATAATGCCAATCCAACGGCTATGAAGCTGATTTTAGAAACTTTCTCTACTATCCCAGCTAATGAAGGTGGGAAGAAAATAGCTGTCTTGGCTGATATGAAAGAGCTAGGGGATCAATCCGTTCAACTCCATAATCAAATGATTTTGAGCCTGTCACCTGATGTACTTGATACCGTTATTTTCTACGGTGAAGACATTGCGGAATTGGCCCAACTAGCCAGTCAAATGTTCCCCATCGGCCATGTTTACTACTTCAAGAAAACAGCTGAGGAAGACCAGTTTGAAGCCATGGTTAAGCAGGTCAAGGAAAGTCTTGGCGCACATGACCAGATTTTGCTTAAAGGTTCGAACTCTATGAATCTAGCCAAGCTAGTAGAAAGTTTAGAAAATGAGTGCAACTGA